One Stegostoma tigrinum isolate sSteTig4 unplaced genomic scaffold, sSteTig4.hap1 scaffold_63, whole genome shotgun sequence DNA window includes the following coding sequences:
- the LOC132209041 gene encoding uncharacterized protein LOC132209041 isoform X1, producing the protein MVNGGGAVDLLELHTAQRVFDQHKLTQTEQLLNVTEVINCLTSIYDVLEQNHKDLVNVPLCVDMCLNWLLNVFDTIETKPDSLSCLLAVINQRSGCVAVQHRDMLISHLQSVPAAEAQKALHCLQPHGHASGSEGNGLQSSEALSGSRSR; encoded by the exons tggatctgttggagttgcacacagcgcaACGCGTCtttgatcaacacaaattgacacaaaccgAGCAACTTctgaatgtgactgaagtaatcaactgtttaacgtccatttatgatgttttggaacaaaaccacaaggacttggtcaatgtgccactctgtgtcgacatgtgtctgaactggctgctgaacgtatttgatac CATCGAgaccaagccagacagcttgtcatgcttgttagcagtcatcaatcaaaggagtggatgtgttgccgttcagcaccgtgatatgttgatctcacacctgcagtctgtgccagctgcagaagcacagaaggcattgcattgtctccaaccacatggtcatgcttcaggttccgaggggaatggtctccagtcaagcgaggcactttcaggcagcagatctaggtaa